The following are from one region of the Sandaracinus amylolyticus genome:
- a CDS encoding desulfoferrodoxin family protein, whose product MERRRFLRGSIVGAATLALPSAALAQRRGTAACPPARAEWSAEGTPTGAQVADASALTEDERTHAPVLTLPERVRAGRPFDLVVQAGVRPHEMSVDHRIEWIEVRLDDRIVWVADLSPDVAYPILRVPLVLREPSQLVARARCNQHGVWMTRRAIQVS is encoded by the coding sequence ATGGAGCGACGTCGTTTCCTGCGAGGCTCGATCGTCGGCGCCGCGACGTTGGCGCTCCCTTCCGCGGCGCTCGCGCAACGCCGCGGCACTGCCGCGTGCCCACCGGCGCGCGCCGAGTGGTCGGCCGAGGGCACGCCCACCGGGGCCCAGGTCGCCGATGCCTCCGCGCTCACCGAGGACGAGCGCACCCATGCGCCGGTGCTCACGCTGCCCGAGCGCGTGCGCGCCGGGCGTCCCTTCGACCTCGTCGTGCAGGCCGGCGTGCGCCCCCACGAGATGAGCGTCGATCACCGCATCGAGTGGATCGAGGTGCGCCTCGACGATCGCATCGTGTGGGTCGCCGATCTCTCGCCCGACGTCGCGTACCCGATCCTCCGCGTCCCCCTCGTGCTCCGCGAGCCCTCGCAGCTCGTCGCGCGCGCCCGCTGCAACCAGCACGGCGTGTGGATGACCCGCCGCGCGATCCAGGTGAGCTGA
- a CDS encoding S1 family peptidase, with the protein MTTSKGLVAMLAAAALLGACAPIAPEAEVITEEIVDGTAETGFPSVMLLYNQSGGMCTASLITPRVMLTARHCVMRADGNTQASASAISFYVGSSQRSITAQYRARAIYLIPGSTSNIGDGRAMDLALVELATPARETPMEIAMGPASALNGQQITAIGYGQTPSGQTGTKYRTSAAVTGLQQGLIFVEPAVCQGDSGGPVIGPDGLVYGVASFIFSPDGRTEPQCGTAPGAYNELYRHMEWVEGVLEMVGDACFPDEGGEICDGADNDCDGEADEGCMPFGSACTDSATCIGGLCATTQAGQICTQECDPMRPDVGCPPGSFCGSTGCAGHCVPGAPGGAPIGASCAADTDCASLFCADPGDGMQRCLAPCRLDAGRCLAGEICVPLGDACGGCVDQEIVGGLGHGLGEPCGQDSDCRSGSCGERGGVLECTAPCGEGGSCPDGFVCRDNECMRDRGGGVGSNCLDNSDCPGGICAILGDRQWCTVVCDGGVACPAGFGCAAAGGVNVCAPMGGLVGEECGTNAECSSGLCARLGGGGVCTEPCDADNVCGVGFECRRTADGAASVCTAVGSNAGGCTVSVGSRSSGAWLVVMALGLVLAIGRRRAR; encoded by the coding sequence ATGACGACGTCGAAGGGGCTGGTCGCGATGCTCGCCGCGGCGGCGCTGCTCGGTGCGTGCGCGCCGATCGCGCCCGAGGCCGAGGTGATCACCGAGGAGATCGTCGACGGGACCGCGGAGACCGGCTTCCCCTCGGTGATGCTCCTCTACAACCAGAGCGGCGGCATGTGCACCGCGTCGCTCATCACGCCGCGCGTCATGCTCACCGCGCGTCACTGCGTGATGCGCGCCGACGGCAACACCCAGGCGTCGGCCTCGGCGATCAGCTTCTACGTCGGCAGCTCGCAGCGCTCGATCACCGCGCAGTACCGCGCGCGCGCCATCTATCTGATCCCCGGCAGCACCAGCAACATCGGTGACGGCCGCGCCATGGACCTCGCGCTCGTCGAGCTCGCGACGCCCGCGCGCGAGACCCCGATGGAGATCGCGATGGGCCCGGCGAGCGCGCTCAACGGCCAGCAGATCACGGCGATCGGCTACGGCCAGACGCCCTCGGGCCAGACCGGCACGAAGTACCGCACGAGCGCCGCGGTCACCGGCCTCCAGCAGGGCCTCATCTTCGTCGAGCCAGCGGTCTGCCAGGGCGACTCGGGCGGTCCGGTGATCGGCCCCGACGGGCTCGTCTACGGCGTCGCGAGCTTCATCTTCAGCCCCGACGGCCGCACCGAGCCGCAGTGCGGCACCGCGCCCGGCGCGTACAACGAGCTCTACCGCCACATGGAGTGGGTCGAGGGCGTGCTCGAGATGGTCGGCGACGCGTGCTTCCCCGACGAGGGCGGCGAGATCTGCGACGGCGCGGACAACGACTGCGACGGCGAGGCGGACGAGGGCTGCATGCCCTTCGGCAGCGCGTGCACCGACAGCGCGACCTGCATCGGCGGCCTCTGCGCGACGACGCAGGCCGGTCAGATCTGCACCCAGGAGTGCGATCCGATGCGCCCCGACGTGGGCTGCCCGCCCGGCTCCTTCTGCGGCTCGACGGGCTGCGCGGGCCACTGCGTGCCGGGCGCTCCGGGCGGCGCGCCGATCGGCGCGTCGTGCGCGGCGGACACCGACTGCGCGTCGCTCTTCTGCGCCGATCCCGGCGACGGAATGCAGCGCTGCCTCGCGCCGTGCCGACTCGATGCGGGGCGCTGCCTCGCGGGTGAGATCTGCGTGCCGCTCGGCGACGCGTGCGGCGGATGCGTCGATCAGGAGATCGTCGGCGGGCTCGGCCACGGCCTCGGCGAGCCGTGCGGTCAGGACTCCGACTGCCGCAGCGGCTCGTGCGGCGAGCGCGGCGGCGTGCTCGAGTGCACCGCGCCGTGCGGCGAGGGCGGCAGCTGCCCCGACGGCTTCGTGTGCCGCGACAACGAGTGCATGCGCGACCGAGGCGGCGGCGTCGGCAGCAACTGCCTCGACAACTCGGACTGCCCCGGCGGCATCTGCGCGATCCTCGGCGATCGCCAGTGGTGCACCGTGGTGTGCGACGGCGGCGTGGCGTGCCCCGCGGGCTTCGGCTGCGCGGCGGCGGGCGGCGTGAACGTGTGCGCGCCGATGGGCGGCCTCGTCGGCGAGGAGTGCGGCACCAACGCGGAGTGCTCGAGCGGCCTGTGCGCGCGGCTCGGCGGCGGCGGCGTGTGCACCGAGCCGTGCGACGCGGACAACGTGTGCGGCGTCGGCTTCGAGTGCCGCCGGACGGCGGACGGCGCGGCGTCGGTGTGCACGGCGGTGGGATCGAACGCCGGCGGATGCACGGTGTCGGTCGGGTCGCGGTCGTCTGGAGCGTGGCTCGTCGTGATGGCGCTCGGGCTCGTGCTGGCGATCGGACGACGCCGCGCGCGGTGA
- a CDS encoding S1 family peptidase, whose amino-acid sequence MIRRPFFLAAPFLLALALAACANPSPDVAEEAIVNGTLGGDPAVVWVYSRDSGGLCTGTLIEPRVVLTAKHCVQEAGASGPSSASAMVAGIGDRAGSGRTLRVQSVYTTPGSYRDDGRLSGLVGQDVAVLVLVSGVTDVEPIPVRRTPPDDLRGQTVTAIGFGQIPSGSSGTKYTATGDVTYVADDVIYVGSLICQGDSGGPMVTEDREVAAVVSFGNGSCGSGQGGYNAIYNFLDLIDMAIEEGGGCVNDGAEVCDGRDNDCNGAVDEGCTPIGGNCASDDICVGNTCRDTIAGRICTEACDARRPDFGCGEGFYCARDAATSCGGYCVPRTGDASLANDRPCERDDQCASFFCTDPGDGIRRCLTPCQGDAGMCLAGEACVAGPGACGACVDADLVGGLRAGLGEPCGDAADCASGSCIEDGDARYCSRACDGETGCPGGYHCRDAMCVRGTLGGIGETCVNNADCGSGTFCAVQGDRAWCTSICGSEEQCPDGFACVAAGGVMVCAPEVGLVGDACVAGTDCFSGVCGDDGVCTRECGVDAPCGPGFECRRGADGMSAACIAPRAETSGGGCAVGSGARRPGATTMLVLVAIGSIVIARRRRRG is encoded by the coding sequence ATGATCCGACGACCCTTCTTCCTCGCCGCCCCATTCCTCCTCGCGCTCGCCCTCGCGGCCTGTGCGAATCCCTCTCCCGACGTCGCCGAGGAGGCGATCGTCAACGGCACGCTCGGCGGCGACCCTGCGGTCGTGTGGGTCTACAGCCGCGACAGCGGCGGCCTCTGCACCGGCACGCTGATCGAGCCGCGCGTCGTGCTCACCGCGAAGCACTGCGTGCAGGAGGCCGGCGCCTCCGGTCCCTCGAGCGCGAGCGCGATGGTCGCCGGCATCGGCGACCGCGCCGGCAGCGGCCGCACGCTGCGCGTCCAGTCGGTCTACACGACGCCCGGCTCGTATCGCGACGACGGTCGCCTCAGCGGCCTCGTCGGCCAGGACGTCGCGGTGCTCGTCCTCGTCAGCGGCGTGACGGACGTCGAGCCGATCCCGGTGCGTCGCACGCCGCCCGACGATCTCCGCGGCCAGACCGTGACCGCGATCGGCTTCGGGCAGATCCCCTCGGGCAGCTCGGGCACCAAGTACACGGCGACCGGCGACGTCACCTACGTCGCCGACGACGTGATCTACGTCGGCTCGCTCATCTGCCAGGGCGACTCCGGCGGCCCGATGGTCACCGAGGATCGCGAGGTCGCCGCGGTCGTGTCCTTCGGCAACGGCAGCTGCGGCAGCGGCCAGGGCGGCTACAACGCGATCTACAACTTCCTCGATCTCATCGACATGGCGATCGAGGAGGGCGGCGGCTGCGTCAACGACGGCGCCGAGGTCTGCGACGGCCGCGACAACGACTGCAACGGCGCCGTCGACGAGGGCTGCACGCCGATCGGCGGCAACTGCGCGAGCGACGACATCTGCGTCGGCAACACCTGCCGCGACACGATCGCGGGCCGCATCTGCACCGAGGCCTGCGACGCGCGTCGCCCCGACTTCGGCTGCGGCGAGGGCTTCTACTGCGCGCGCGACGCCGCGACCTCGTGCGGCGGCTACTGCGTCCCGCGCACCGGTGACGCGTCGCTCGCGAACGATCGCCCGTGCGAGCGCGACGACCAGTGCGCGTCGTTCTTCTGCACCGATCCCGGCGACGGCATCCGCCGCTGCCTCACGCCCTGCCAGGGCGACGCCGGCATGTGCCTCGCGGGCGAGGCGTGCGTGGCCGGCCCCGGCGCGTGCGGCGCGTGCGTCGACGCGGATCTCGTCGGCGGCCTCCGCGCCGGCCTCGGCGAGCCGTGCGGCGACGCCGCGGACTGCGCGTCGGGCAGCTGCATCGAGGACGGCGACGCGCGCTACTGCAGCCGCGCGTGCGACGGCGAGACCGGATGCCCGGGCGGCTATCACTGCCGCGACGCGATGTGTGTGCGCGGCACGCTCGGCGGCATCGGCGAGACCTGCGTCAACAACGCCGACTGCGGCAGCGGCACGTTCTGCGCGGTGCAGGGCGATCGCGCGTGGTGCACCAGCATCTGCGGCAGCGAGGAACAGTGCCCCGACGGCTTCGCGTGCGTCGCGGCCGGCGGCGTGATGGTCTGTGCGCCCGAGGTCGGGCTCGTCGGCGACGCGTGCGTCGCCGGGACCGACTGCTTCTCCGGGGTCTGCGGCGACGACGGCGTGTGCACCCGCGAGTGCGGCGTCGACGCGCCGTGCGGCCCGGGCTTCGAGTGCCGCCGCGGCGCCGACGGGATGAGCGCCGCGTGCATCGCGCCGCGTGCCGAGACGAGCGGCGGTGGCTGCGCGGTCGGCAGCGGCGCGCGCCGTCCCGGCGCCACGACGATGCTCGTGCTCGTGGCGATCGGCTCGATCGTGATCGCGCGGCGCCGTCGTCGCGGGTGA